Within Pelistega ratti, the genomic segment TTAAATAATTTAAATACTCTCCCGTAAAAAAATGCATACTATCTTGTATTAAAATATTTTCATTAACTAATGAAAATATTTTTTTACTTGCTATTCTATTCCAAACTATTTTTTGTTTAAAAAAATCCTCCCAATAACTTATACTATCTTGTGTTTCAAACCATTGATTATGTGTTTTCTTTCTAGCTGAAGATAGCATACTATCAGATACACTAATATTGTATTGTTTTGCATGATCTAAAATTTTGTTCTTATCCTTATTGCATAACTTTTCTCCTGTTTGATTTATCTTAGGTCTGAATCCAGATAGAAACTTTTGAATTGCAGGATACTTTTCTATATTATATTTTTTACTTGGGAATGTAGCAATAAGATACTTATCAGCAAACTCATAAGAATACTTTTTAATATCTCTGCCACGTAAAATCGGTCGAATAATTTCGGCAGATTTAGGATCCTCAGCAATGAGTCTATCTTTTGTCTTCCCGTCAATAATAAAAGCTTCATTAAAACCTGTTTTAATTCCATAGTTAATAGAAATATTCCATTCTTTTAAAGGAATACCATGCTTTTCAACTTTAGCTTTAATTTGTTGCTCAATAGGATTAAGGATTACCCAATTTTCATTATTGTAAAATTGTATAGCTAAAGCATTTTGTTGAAAATAATCGCTCAAATTATTTAACACTTCATATTTCATTACGACAGCTTTTAAATTATGTCTATTTTTATCCCGTATAAGTAATAAGATATTTGTATCTACAGTAGCAGACTCAAAAACCTTTTGTCCTGCAAAATCAATAAGCTGTAAAGGATTTGTATATTCAATAAAAAATTGTCTAGTTTTTTTACCATATTCCGCTCTCATCCATTTATTAGATGTAATAAAACAAAGAATCCCTTTTTCTTTTAAAAGAGAAACTCCTTTCTCATAAAAAAGAGAATATATATCGCCAGTTTTTGAAAAAGTTTTATACCCATACTTTTCATATTTCTTTGCAAGTATTCCTTTATTTTTTTGTAATTGAATGTATGGTGGATTTCCTATTACAATATCAAAACCATCTTTAATACCAAACATCCACTCTGCATCAAAAAAGGGAGAACTAGCATTTTGGTCATACGGATTCCATTGTGCAAATTGTTTAATATCTTCAGAAGTAAAGTCACTGTTTTCTTGTATTAATAAACTTAACTGTTCGCGTTTCTCTTCATCTTGCATACGAAGACTTTTCTTCTCTTTTTCTGTTTTTGCATAAAAATGATTTCTTCTAATAGTTAATAAATTATCTTTTAACTCTTCTATTACGGGGTCTTCAAATAAAGACAAATTTTGAGGTTTAGTCTGCTTACCTATCAAAGTATCAGCAATAACAAACTTTGTTTCTAAATTAGGAAGTGGTCTAATATTATAATTTTGCTCTTGATTTGATATATCTAATTTATCTTGTTCTACAATTAAAGAAATAAAGAATCGTAATTTTGTAATTTGTATAGCAATTGTTTGTAAATCAATACCATAAATACACTTTTCAATTAAATGCAATTTTAAATCATATAAATTACTATTTGATTTATTACTATCTGATTTTAATTTTTCCATAATATGAATCATTCGCTTTAATATTCCCATAGGGAAAGCACCTGATCCACAAGCAGGGTCAATAATTTTAATTTCTTCTAATTTTCGATAAACCTTATGTCGAAGTGTAGCATCAGTTTTTAAAATATCAGGAAGGTCTTCACCTTCTACTAAACCACGAACATCTTCCTCAGATAAGCTTAGATCCGATTTATTTAAATAAGCAATAATTGATTCATCCACCATATAGTGAACAATTTCTTTAGGTGTATAAAAACTACCTGACTGTTTACGTGCAGATTCTGTCGTTTCCTTATTATATGCACCTAATAAATTTTCAAATACATTCCCTAATAACTCAGGATCAAGTGCCACCTGAGTTTCACTTGGTTCATTTTCTTCTACTGTAAAATTATATCTTTCTAAAATAGAAAAAAGACCTCTTTCTTTATCAAAGAAAACAATATTTGGAATAAATGCAATTTCCTTATAACGCCCCTTTTCATCTTTTTCATAATTTCGACTAAAGCCGTCTAAATGATATTTAATTCCATGGGTTTCTTTTTCTTTATCTAAGCATTCAAAAAGCCCCCCATTTAGAAAAGGGACAGGTGAAAATAATTGAATAATATCTTCTTCCTTTTCAGCAATAAATTTATCTTTATAGCGATATTTTGTCTTAATATCCCTACTTCCTTCTACTGAAGCAAAACACCTTTCGTTTACTGTTCGATTAAGTGTTGCAAAGAATAGATTTTGTAAAATAGCATTATAATAATTCCCTTCTTTTAAACTAGTAGGATCAAAATTTTTTAAAATTCTATATAATTCTTCTTTTTTAAATAAATGTGCAGGAACTAGATTTTTTTGCCTAATAAACCATACAAATAACACTCGAGTAATCAGACGAATAATTTTCTCATCAAGATTATCTCTGTCGTCCTCATTATTACGTACATCATTTGGAAATGTCACACCAACTTCTTCACTTTTTATCCACTCATACCAGCAATATAGTTGACTATAAAAATCTTTTGTTAATTTCTCAACAGAAAAAGCTTCCTTAATATTATCTAGGGAATTAAAAGTACAGTTTTCTATCCTATCTTTAAATGTTCTATTTGTTTCTTTTTTTGATACAAAATAGGTATATCTCTTCCAGTCCGAGTATTTATTATTTGAGTTAGAAGAAATATTTCTCATAATATATGAAAATCTAAATTTCCCCTCACAATCATAAAAAACAAATATGGCTGCATCAGCCATTTCATATCTTAAAACTTTTTTTGTAATCTCAAATTGTTGTTTCTTTGATGAGCGTTCGCTTAATTGTCCTTCATATTGACAAGTAACAATTACTAGCCTACTATTATCGTCTAAATCAGCCTCACCTAACTTTTCGAGTAGACTAAACTTCTTATCAAAAGCATCTAATAAATCAGAGTAGTCTTGCAAATTTTTTGCTAAAGATGGCATTCTTCTTTGGAGATACTTTAATAAATAATCAGTTGAAAATTTTTCAATTAATTTTTCCATCTTTTGTGACTCTCTAGATAATATTAATACTATAAAATAATATCCTATTTTATACTCGAATCTATATTCCAAGTATCTCAACAACTGTTTTTTCTTAAAATCAAAGATACCTCCAAATTATCTCTTAAACACTAATTCAATTCAATCTAACCCTACAAATACTAATCAATATTGTCACCCAAAATTACTCAAAAATGAATAACAAGCCATTTTGTATCGCATAAATAGATAACAAAATTTATTAATATTTCCTTTGAAAATGACAATGCAACATATTGATTTATCATCTGCCGTACATTACCATGATAGTAAATTTCCTCCTTCTGCAATTGATTATCAACAAATTATCCCTGCTTTAACAGGTGCTGTTGAGGCTATTTCACGTTATGATCAAATGTTGAAGAATATGCATAATAGTGAAATTTTACTCACTCCTCTACGTAAGCAATAGGCTGTTATCTCTTCAAGAATAGAGGGTACGATTAGCACCATGGATGAAATTTTACAATATGAAGCTGACTATCCTGAAACAGATACCTCTAATGGATATGGAGTTAATATTAGACTAGATATTATTGAAACCGTCCTTTATCAACGTACTTTAAGAAATACCCAAAAAGCAATGCAAGATGGTTATCCTCTATCTAAGTCACTTATTAAAACTATGCATCAACAACTCTTATCATTAGAAAGAGGGGCAGATAAATCTCCTGGGGATTTTAAAAAAGAACAAAATTATCTTGCAGATACATTAAAACGTAATGTACTATTTGTTCCTATTGCACCTGAAAAATTAGAAAATGTCTTAGATAATTTATTTAACTATATTAATACCAATAAAGATCATATTTTAATTAAAACAGGCATTAACCATCTAGAATTTGAGGCACTACATCCCTTTAAAGATGGGAATGGTCGTATTGGTCGTATGCTTATTACACTAATGTTATGGAATGCTAAAGTTATTTCTGAACCTCATCTTTATATTAGTGGTTAATTTTGAAGACAATAAAGATACCTATATTAATTTAGGGGCTGTACTAGATAACTAGATTAAACTTCCTTTAACTAGTTGTTTTAAAATGGAAATTTTAGATTTTATATTACTGTGATTAAAACGCCATTCACATTCCTTTAAATAAAGCTCAAAATGTACTTTGGGAATACCATTAAATTTGCGTAAATGGCGTTTTGCTTGATTCCAGAAATTCTCAATTCCATTAATATGGTTATGATTTTCAGCAAAATGTGTACTATGATTGATGCGAAAATGGCTAAATTCACTGACATCAAGCATATCATAACTAGGATAGGTATCTGTGTAAACGATACTATCAGGTTTTACTTGCTCACGAATAATGGGTAATAAAGTTGTTGATTTGGTATTCGGAACAGCAATGGTATAGACCTTGCTATTGCACTTGAGAAGCCCGAATACCGCCACTTTACCAGCTGCACCTCGACCTCGTTTACCTTTGCGAGCACCACCAAAATAACTTTCATCTGCCTCGATTTCTCCGTCAAACATCTCTAAATAAGGGCTTGCTTGGTAAATTAGTAAACGTAAACGACGAAAATAATAAGTGGCTGTATTCTTATTTATATTAACTAATTCACTTGCTGTTCTCGCCGTTACACCGGCAATAAAGAGCTCGATAAGTTTATATTGTTTATGTTGACTTAAACGACTTTTTCTCATTGGAGTATTCTAACCTAAATAGGACTTTATGTCGTTATCTAGTACAGCTCCTTAATTAAAATGAATGTAAGTGGATTGCGAGTGATGTGGTCAGCGTTGGGTCTCTGGAGGTATTCAGAGGTCCTTCGACTTTCATAAAGGTTACTTATCCGCCTATACCTATTTTCTTTTAATATAACCAGGAATAGGTGTAAGTACACCATCAGGTACTTCTATACAAAATTTCTCTATATAGTCCTTATCAATTTCTGTTTTCTTCTCTTTTGGATAAGCACAAAATACTTTTATATCCCCTAAATTCCATACAAAAAAACCAAATAATGTATTGGGCTTTTCAGCATATTTTGTATCAATGGCAACTCTTGTAGCCAAATCACTTTGACTATTAGTCTCTTGAGTATTTTCTTGCTGAGTGATTTTATTGTTTTCTAAAAGATCGGGTGTTATTTTAAAAGGCTTTAATTTATCTTTATCCAATTGCCAATGATATTGATTAGCTTGAGTAATTAATTTTTCATCTAGGACAAAAGAGTACCAGCGAGATTCATATTGATTCTGAGTAAATCCAGATAAAATTAATACTTTATCTTTTAATTTAATAATAGGATACAATATCTCAATATATATAATGAAAATAACTACTATACCAGTTAAAGTAAATATTATTTTATTAGAAATTTCTCTTTTAAACTTTAATTCAACAAATGCAATAACAGCACTCAAAAAACTTAAAATTATAAAAAGGAAAAAAAAAGAAAAAGTTTTACTATTAAATATAGTAAAGAAATATAACAAAATAAAACTAAAAAACAAGAAGAAAAACATTATATAGATAAAGTAAAAATCTATATTATTTTTAAATGATAATTTTTTACTTTGGAATAATCTATAATAAAAACAAATTGTAATAAAGATAAAAATACAAACTACTATTACTAAGATAACAGAATATATTTTATTATCAATACTAATAACTATCATTAACCCAATACTCAAGAGCCACATTATTGTACTATAAATTAATAAATCCCTATAAAATAAAGACTTTGACTCTATTTCTAACTTATAAACCTCTTGTCCTAACTTCAAAAAACTTATAAATACAGTACCAAATAAAAATGTACAAAAAATGGTACCACTAACAACAATTGCAAGTAATACATAAACATCTGTCAGCAATCCTGGAAATAAATGCCTTAATCCTAAATCAGTTAAATGAAACCATACTACTAAAGCCGAAATGATAATACTAATAAAAAGATTATATTTTGAAAAAATGCTAGACAATAATTTTTCAGAAGAAGTATCTTCTACTTTCCCTTTAGAAGAAACATCTTTTTGTTTTTTAAATAAACGATTAAAATCTCTCATCTTCTCCTCCATCACCTTTACTTAAAACTTAAACTTTAACAACCAATTGTATCTTTATATTAACAAATTTTCCACGTCCCCCTAAAAATACCCATCAAATACTAAAATACTATCCTCCAAAATACTCACTAAACTACTCTTTAAAACACCACCACAAAAACAAAAAGCCACCTCTTTCAAGGTGGCTCTTTTTGTACGATAATGAGTACCCTAAAGATACTCATTGCACATTCGTTATTAGATAACGCGTACAGCTTCAATCAAACGTACAACACTCCAAGATTTAGAGCGAGAGATAGGACGACCTTCTGCAATTTCTACAGTATCGCCTTCATTGTATTGATTGTTTTCATCATGTGCTTTGTACTTGTTAGTACGGATAATGATTTTGCCATAAATAGGGTGTTTAACACGGCGTTCTACTTGAACAACCACTGTTTTATCCATTTTATTGCTAACCACTTTACCGATTAAAGTACGTTGGCGTTTTTCAGTTTGCGTTTGGCTCATATTACTTTCCTGCCTTTTCGGTCAATACGGTACGTACACGAGCGATATCGCGGCGTACTTTGCCTAACTGACTTGTGTTAGAAAGTTGTTGAGTAGCACGTTGCATACGCAAATTAAATTGTGCTTTCAACAAATCCTCGAGCTCTTTATTTAGCTCAGTTGCGTCTTTTGAACGTAGTTCACTCGCTTTCATAAAGATCTCCTTACGAACCTAAGTGACGAGTTACAAACGTCGTCGCAATAGGTAATTTGGCAGCAGCCAGACGGAATGCCTCACGGGCTAGCTCTTCGCTTACACCGTCCATTTCGTATA encodes:
- a CDS encoding Fic family protein — protein: MSSRIEGTISTMDEILQYEADYPETDTSNGYGVNIRLDIIETVLYQRTLRNTQKAMQDGYPLSKSLIKTMHQQLLSLERGADKSPGDFKKEQNYLADTLKRNVLFVPIAPEKLENVLDNLFNYINTNKDHILIKTGINHLEFEALHPFKDGNGRIGRMLITLMLWNAKVISEPHLYISG
- the rpmC gene encoding 50S ribosomal protein L29, with translation MKASELRSKDATELNKELEDLLKAQFNLRMQRATQQLSNTSQLGKVRRDIARVRTVLTEKAGK
- the rpsQ gene encoding 30S ribosomal protein S17 is translated as MSQTQTEKRQRTLIGKVVSNKMDKTVVVQVERRVKHPIYGKIIIRTNKYKAHDENNQYNEGDTVEIAEGRPISRSKSWSVVRLIEAVRVI
- a CDS encoding Eco57I restriction-modification methylase domain-containing protein, coding for MEKLIEKFSTDYLLKYLQRRMPSLAKNLQDYSDLLDAFDKKFSLLEKLGEADLDDNSRLVIVTCQYEGQLSERSSKKQQFEITKKVLRYEMADAAIFVFYDCEGKFRFSYIMRNISSNSNNKYSDWKRYTYFVSKKETNRTFKDRIENCTFNSLDNIKEAFSVEKLTKDFYSQLYCWYEWIKSEEVGVTFPNDVRNNEDDRDNLDEKIIRLITRVLFVWFIRQKNLVPAHLFKKEELYRILKNFDPTSLKEGNYYNAILQNLFFATLNRTVNERCFASVEGSRDIKTKYRYKDKFIAEKEEDIIQLFSPVPFLNGGLFECLDKEKETHGIKYHLDGFSRNYEKDEKGRYKEIAFIPNIVFFDKERGLFSILERYNFTVEENEPSETQVALDPELLGNVFENLLGAYNKETTESARKQSGSFYTPKEIVHYMVDESIIAYLNKSDLSLSEEDVRGLVEGEDLPDILKTDATLRHKVYRKLEEIKIIDPACGSGAFPMGILKRMIHIMEKLKSDSNKSNSNLYDLKLHLIEKCIYGIDLQTIAIQITKLRFFISLIVEQDKLDISNQEQNYNIRPLPNLETKFVIADTLIGKQTKPQNLSLFEDPVIEELKDNLLTIRRNHFYAKTEKEKKSLRMQDEEKREQLSLLIQENSDFTSEDIKQFAQWNPYDQNASSPFFDAEWMFGIKDGFDIVIGNPPYIQLQKNKGILAKKYEKYGYKTFSKTGDIYSLFYEKGVSLLKEKGILCFITSNKWMRAEYGKKTRQFFIEYTNPLQLIDFAGQKVFESATVDTNILLLIRDKNRHNLKAVVMKYEVLNNLSDYFQQNALAIQFYNNENWVILNPIEQQIKAKVEKHGIPLKEWNISINYGIKTGFNEAFIIDGKTKDRLIAEDPKSAEIIRPILRGRDIKKYSYEFADKYLIATFPSKKYNIEKYPAIQKFLSGFRPKINQTGEKLCNKDKNKILDHAKQYNISVSDSMLSSARKKTHNQWFETQDSISYWEDFFKQKIVWNRIASKKIFSLVNENILIQDSMHFFTGEYLNYLIAILNSKLFQYFLYLSIGDAVGGNAGNSDNIKNLKIPFPNDSELKKFEEYLRKQQYQEIDNTLYKYYQLTTEEIQYIEINSEF
- a CDS encoding IS1595 family transposase, with the translated sequence MRKSRLSQHKQYKLIELFIAGVTARTASELVNINKNTATYYFRRLRLLIYQASPYLEMFDGEIEADESYFGGARKGKRGRGAAGKVAVFGLLKCNSKVYTIAVPNTKSTTLLPIIREQVKPDSIVYTDTYPSYDMLDVSEFSHFRINHSTHFAENHNHINGIENFWNQAKRHLRKFNGIPKVHFELYLKECEWRFNHSNIKSKISILKQLVKGSLI